One part of the Planctomycetota bacterium genome encodes these proteins:
- a CDS encoding thioredoxin family protein: MAGIAFGVILAGAIGQEGISWRHDYEAALAEARASGRLVLVHFRAEGRPLAAAMSERTFRDPRVARRAAERFVCVNVEVEARPELFREAVGTAGGLATCVFDAEGDVVGVLPGFAEAEALLRFLRRTEEGYPRLRAAREDAARRPAEPGPRLALGEAYEALGSARRAEACFRKVLELAAGEEAAAHERLARLAAQRGRNVEAREHLAEYRRRDPQGKGGREDRALLTEALVLSLERRPAEAARRAEEALAAHPAGAEADRLLLVAGWSRHEAGEDARAVAHLEELRRRFPDSPWADLAAERLAHIRNPDHGHEH, from the coding sequence GTGGCTGGAATCGCTTTCGGAGTGATCCTGGCGGGAGCGATCGGCCAGGAGGGGATCTCCTGGCGGCACGATTACGAGGCCGCCCTCGCCGAGGCGCGGGCGTCGGGGCGCCTGGTTCTCGTCCATTTCCGGGCGGAAGGGCGTCCCCTGGCGGCGGCGATGAGCGAGCGGACGTTTCGCGATCCGCGCGTCGCGCGCCGGGCGGCCGAGCGGTTCGTGTGCGTGAACGTGGAGGTCGAGGCCCGCCCGGAGCTGTTTCGTGAGGCGGTGGGAACGGCGGGGGGATTGGCGACCTGCGTCTTCGACGCCGAGGGGGACGTGGTGGGGGTTCTTCCGGGTTTTGCGGAGGCGGAGGCCTTGCTCCGGTTCCTGCGCCGGACGGAGGAAGGCTATCCGCGGCTGCGGGCGGCGCGGGAGGACGCCGCGCGCCGTCCGGCGGAGCCGGGGCCGCGGCTGGCGCTCGGGGAAGCCTACGAGGCGCTCGGCAGCGCGCGGCGGGCGGAGGCGTGTTTTCGGAAAGTCCTGGAGCTCGCGGCGGGCGAGGAGGCGGCGGCCCATGAGCGGCTGGCCCGTCTGGCGGCGCAGCGGGGCCGGAACGTCGAGGCGCGGGAGCATCTGGCGGAGTACCGGCGGCGGGATCCGCAGGGGAAGGGCGGCCGCGAGGATCGGGCGCTTCTGACGGAGGCGCTGGTCTTGTCGCTGGAGCGCCGCCCCGCGGAGGCGGCCCGCCGGGCCGAGGAGGCGCTGGCGGCCCATCCGGCCGGCGCGGAGGCGGACCGTCTGCTCCTGGTGGCGGGGTGGTCCCGGCACGAGGCCGGCGAGGACGCCCGCGCGGTGGCGCATCTGGAGGAGCTGCGCCGCCGATTTCCCGATTCGCCCTGGGCCGACCTGGCCGCGGAGCGTCTGGCCCATATCCGCAATCCCGATCACGGACATGAACATTAG
- a CDS encoding HupE/UreJ family protein, whose amino-acid sequence MTLTAVLLAALAAVHDEKVSTSRIQVLDGRVVWRVDVGIPALERVGVKFPAAPLDLSEEHLREVEPEIVRYLKSCIALEIDGVRVEPEAGELSPVYEPFLATGEPYIARIRQEFVFRAPAGVRRAKASFAFFATVTSSHRALVTVVWGDRARDYVRVGPAELEFTYLRLDPPFWLVAGDFVLWGMKHIFIGYDHIAFLLALLLAARRAGEMVKIVTSFTVAHSVTLLLAAFEVLRVEPRVTEALIAASVAYVAAENFVIREARHRWLLTFAFGLVHGLGFSSVLRDHLQDVSGIVLPVVAFNVGVELGQIAILLVAFPLLQWARGGDDRRHRRLLVAGSSAILVLGLTFLVERIFGVGLISPWLESLSE is encoded by the coding sequence ATGACGCTGACGGCGGTTCTGCTGGCGGCCCTCGCGGCCGTCCACGACGAAAAGGTGAGCACGTCCCGGATTCAGGTGCTCGACGGTCGCGTGGTCTGGCGGGTGGACGTGGGGATTCCGGCCCTCGAGCGCGTGGGCGTGAAGTTTCCGGCGGCGCCGCTGGATCTTTCCGAGGAGCATCTGCGGGAGGTCGAGCCGGAGATCGTCCGCTACCTCAAGTCCTGCATCGCGCTCGAGATCGACGGGGTTCGCGTCGAGCCCGAAGCGGGGGAACTTTCGCCCGTCTATGAGCCGTTTCTGGCCACCGGAGAGCCCTATATCGCCCGGATCCGGCAGGAATTCGTCTTCCGGGCGCCGGCCGGCGTGCGCCGCGCCAAGGCGAGTTTCGCGTTCTTCGCCACGGTGACCTCCTCGCACCGAGCGCTGGTGACCGTCGTCTGGGGCGACCGAGCGCGCGATTACGTCCGCGTGGGTCCCGCCGAGCTGGAGTTCACGTACCTGCGGCTCGATCCGCCCTTCTGGCTCGTGGCCGGGGACTTCGTGCTGTGGGGGATGAAGCACATCTTCATCGGATATGATCACATCGCCTTCCTTCTGGCGCTGCTGCTGGCCGCGCGGCGGGCGGGGGAGATGGTCAAGATCGTCACCTCGTTCACGGTGGCCCACAGCGTGACCTTGCTTCTGGCGGCCTTCGAGGTCCTGCGCGTGGAGCCGCGGGTGACGGAGGCGCTCATTGCGGCTTCGGTGGCGTACGTGGCGGCGGAGAACTTCGTGATCCGGGAGGCCCGGCACCGCTGGCTCCTGACGTTCGCCTTCGGGCTCGTGCACGGCCTGGGATTTTCGAGCGTCCTGCGGGATCATTTGCAGGACGTCTCCGGGATCGTCCTTCCGGTGGTGGCGTTCAACGTGGGGGTGGAGCTCGGGCAGATCGCGATTCTGCTGGTGGCGTTCCCGCTTCTTCAGTGGGCGCGGGGCGGGGACGACCGGCGCCACCGCAGATTGCTCGTCGCGGGCTCGTCGGCGATTCTGGTGCTGGGACTGACGTTCCTGGTCGAGCGGATTTTCGGCGTGGGGTTGATTTCGCCGTGGCTGGAATCGCTTTCGGAGTGA
- a CDS encoding DUF3500 domain-containing protein, with product MLAHAPKRIAGAFAAVAAGLSLLAIAAARAESPSSREQAKVAADMARAAQDFLAALSPEQKAKAAFEFKDAERFNWHFIPRERKGLPLKEMNPEQRKRAQALLETGLSRAGVEKALVIMSLEQILREIEGRPIRDPELYYVSLFGAPEARKTWGWRIEGHHLSLNFTIVEGRTIAAAPSFFGANPAEVKSGPRQGLRALAVEEDLARRLAKSLTPEQRALGLVAAEAPKDILLVPKEKVRLLEPAGIPLPKLEPAQAKLLKDLVRGYAERLRSELSERDLSRIEQAGWDRVHFAWAGGLEPGHGHYYRVQGPTFVLEYDNTQNNANHIHTVWHDLTENFGGDPLREHYEKEHK from the coding sequence ATGCTGGCACATGCACCCAAGCGCATCGCGGGCGCGTTCGCCGCCGTCGCCGCCGGGCTCAGCCTCCTGGCGATCGCCGCGGCCCGCGCCGAATCCCCGTCGTCCCGGGAACAGGCCAAGGTCGCCGCCGACATGGCCCGCGCGGCACAGGACTTCCTGGCGGCGCTTTCGCCCGAGCAGAAGGCCAAGGCGGCTTTCGAGTTCAAGGACGCCGAGCGCTTCAACTGGCACTTCATCCCGCGCGAGCGAAAGGGACTCCCCCTCAAGGAAATGAACCCCGAACAGCGCAAGCGGGCGCAGGCGCTCCTCGAGACCGGTCTCAGCCGGGCCGGCGTCGAGAAGGCTCTCGTCATCATGAGCCTGGAACAGATCCTGCGGGAGATCGAGGGGCGGCCGATCCGCGATCCGGAACTCTACTATGTGTCCCTCTTCGGCGCCCCCGAAGCGCGCAAGACCTGGGGCTGGCGCATCGAGGGACACCATCTGTCGCTCAATTTCACGATCGTGGAAGGCCGCACGATCGCCGCGGCGCCCTCCTTCTTCGGCGCCAACCCGGCCGAGGTCAAAAGCGGCCCGCGTCAGGGCCTGCGGGCCCTCGCCGTCGAGGAGGATCTGGCGCGGCGGCTGGCCAAGTCCCTGACGCCGGAGCAGCGCGCGCTCGGCCTCGTCGCCGCGGAGGCGCCCAAGGACATCCTCCTTGTCCCGAAAGAGAAGGTGCGCCTGCTGGAGCCCGCGGGAATTCCGCTGCCGAAGCTCGAGCCGGCCCAGGCCAAGCTCCTGAAGGACCTTGTGCGCGGCTACGCCGAGCGCCTGAGGAGCGAGCTGTCGGAACGCGACCTCTCCCGCATCGAGCAGGCGGGATGGGACCGCGTCCACTTCGCCTGGGCGGGCGGCCTCGAGCCCGGCCATGGCCATTACTACCGCGTGCAGGGACCGACCTTCGTCCTCGAGTACGACAACACCCAGAACAACGCCAATCACATCCACACCGTCTGGCACGATCTCACGGAGAACTTCGGCGGCGACCCGCTGCGCGAGCACTACGAGAAGGAGCACAAGTAG
- a CDS encoding PmoA family protein has translation MAAVLWAVLLTAAAQAETPVSAPLPPGVDPSGPWKLVRVRDGAEVPVQIDRSDAPRAVWIHRGAAGANEEYRLHPGKPSPFPAVEAADADGKHVVVSFRGRNIFRYTFAPVEPPSGVDPVFTRSGYLHPIWTPDGRVLSNDFPAKHLHHHGIWFAWTSAEFEGRKSDFWNSKERQGRIEAVKIEETFSGPVFGGFRARHRWLNLNSPGGPKPALEEVWEVRAYAVEGVFVFDLVSTQTCASEAPLRIRKYHYGGLGFRGSGEWEGKDGCAFRTSEGRGRQDGHATTARWCVMSGTLGGRPASIAFLGHPANFRFPQGMRIHPDEPFFNWCPAQGGDFSIEPGAPYVSRYRFVVSDAVLPDAAAEAFWKGYAAPSVTLSAPR, from the coding sequence ATGGCCGCCGTCCTTTGGGCCGTCCTCCTGACGGCCGCGGCGCAGGCGGAGACCCCCGTCTCCGCCCCGCTCCCTCCGGGCGTGGATCCCTCCGGCCCCTGGAAACTCGTGCGGGTCCGGGACGGCGCGGAAGTGCCCGTGCAGATCGACCGTTCAGACGCGCCCCGCGCGGTCTGGATTCACCGCGGCGCGGCCGGCGCGAATGAGGAATACCGTCTCCACCCCGGAAAGCCGTCCCCCTTTCCCGCCGTGGAAGCGGCGGACGCCGACGGAAAACACGTCGTGGTGAGCTTCCGGGGACGGAACATCTTCCGCTACACCTTCGCGCCCGTCGAGCCGCCGTCCGGCGTGGACCCGGTCTTCACCCGCAGCGGCTATCTCCACCCGATCTGGACGCCCGACGGCCGGGTTCTCTCGAACGACTTCCCCGCCAAGCATCTCCATCACCACGGAATCTGGTTCGCCTGGACGAGCGCGGAATTCGAAGGGCGCAAGTCCGACTTCTGGAATTCCAAGGAACGCCAGGGGCGAATCGAAGCGGTAAAGATCGAGGAGACGTTTTCCGGCCCCGTCTTCGGCGGATTCCGCGCCCGTCACCGCTGGCTGAACCTGAACTCCCCCGGCGGGCCCAAGCCGGCGCTCGAGGAGGTGTGGGAGGTGCGCGCGTACGCGGTCGAAGGCGTTTTCGTTTTCGACCTCGTCTCCACGCAGACGTGCGCCTCGGAGGCGCCGCTCCGGATCCGCAAGTACCATTACGGCGGGCTCGGGTTCCGCGGATCCGGAGAATGGGAAGGAAAGGACGGGTGCGCCTTCCGCACGAGCGAAGGCCGCGGGCGTCAGGACGGGCACGCGACGACGGCCCGGTGGTGCGTGATGAGCGGAACCCTCGGGGGGCGCCCCGCCTCGATCGCCTTCCTGGGTCATCCCGCGAACTTCCGGTTCCCTCAGGGCATGAGGATCCACCCCGACGAGCCCTTCTTCAACTGGTGCCCCGCGCAGGGCGGGGATTTCTCCATCGAGCCGGGGGCGCCGTACGTTTCGCGATATCGGTTCGTGGTGTCGGACGCGGTTCTCCCGGACGCGGCGGCGGAGGCGTTCTGGAAAGGATATGCGGCGCCTTCCGTGACGCTTTCGGCGCCGCGCTGA